In Terriglobales bacterium, the following are encoded in one genomic region:
- a CDS encoding cation:proton antiporter has translation MSEHEIGSLTLVLLLILGLAHLLGWLFVRLRQPRVVGEILAGVLLGPSLLGHFAPGLFARLFETGTPAGAKYQVVVGFVYNLGLLLLMFLSGAETRQLFSREERKEVGWLVSVGTGTPFLLGLAIAPFLALDALSGPNGNRWSVVLVLAIAVAVTSIPVISRIFADLKILGTRFARLVLGVAVIEDIVLWAALGVATALAGQAALDALGMGAHVAKTLAFFLLGLTVAPRLVKRFNKARFNVFASNSPVGYVMAVLLAYCAVAGALGVSLVFAAFLAGFAVVHKKRRLFAESLEAIGKFSFAVFIPIYFAIVGWRLDLSKSFAFGMLALFLVGSCVLKLVSVAAGARLAGFRGLDIVNLAVATNARGGPGIVLASVAYDAGIINAAFYTTLVLSAVLTSQAAGAWLEYVLRKGWPLLKDEKVEAAPAAVPAPEIAA, from the coding sequence ATGTCGGAACACGAGATCGGCTCTCTTACCCTCGTCCTGCTGTTGATCCTCGGCCTGGCACACCTGCTGGGGTGGCTGTTCGTGCGCCTGCGCCAGCCGCGCGTCGTCGGCGAGATCTTGGCCGGCGTGCTGCTCGGCCCCTCGCTGCTGGGACATTTTGCCCCCGGCCTGTTCGCGCGCCTGTTCGAGACCGGCACGCCCGCCGGGGCGAAGTACCAGGTCGTCGTCGGGTTCGTCTACAACCTCGGACTGCTGCTGCTGATGTTCCTCTCGGGCGCGGAGACGCGCCAGCTGTTCTCGCGCGAGGAGCGCAAGGAGGTCGGCTGGCTGGTCTCGGTCGGGACCGGCACGCCCTTCCTGCTCGGCCTCGCCATCGCGCCGTTCCTGGCGCTCGACGCTCTCAGCGGACCCAACGGCAATCGCTGGTCGGTGGTGCTGGTGCTGGCCATCGCGGTCGCCGTGACGTCCATCCCGGTCATCTCGCGCATCTTCGCCGACCTCAAGATCCTGGGCACGCGCTTCGCGCGGCTCGTGCTGGGTGTTGCGGTGATCGAGGACATCGTGCTGTGGGCGGCGCTGGGAGTCGCCACCGCGCTCGCCGGCCAGGCCGCGCTCGACGCGCTCGGCATGGGCGCGCACGTCGCCAAGACGCTGGCCTTCTTCCTGCTCGGCCTCACCGTGGCGCCGCGCCTGGTGAAGCGCTTCAACAAGGCGCGCTTCAACGTCTTCGCCTCGAACTCGCCGGTCGGCTACGTGATGGCCGTCCTGCTGGCCTACTGCGCCGTCGCGGGCGCGCTCGGCGTCAGCCTGGTGTTCGCCGCCTTCCTCGCCGGATTCGCCGTCGTCCACAAGAAGCGCCGGCTGTTCGCGGAATCGCTTGAGGCCATCGGCAAGTTCAGCTTCGCGGTCTTCATCCCCATCTACTTCGCCATCGTCGGCTGGCGGCTCGACCTCTCGAAGTCGTTCGCCTTCGGCATGCTGGCGCTGTTCCTGGTCGGGAGCTGCGTGCTGAAGCTGGTCTCGGTCGCGGCGGGCGCGCGCCTCGCGGGCTTCCGCGGGCTCGACATCGTGAACCTCGCCGTCGCCACGAACGCCCGCGGCGGCCCCGGCATCGTGCTGGCCTCGGTCGCCTACGACGCCGGCATCATCAACGCGGCCTTCTACACCACGCTGGTCCTGTCGGCGGTGCTCACCTCGCAGGCCGCGGGCGCGTGGCTGGAGTACGTCCTGCGCAAGGGCTGGCCGCTGCTGAAGGACGAGAAGGTGGAAGCCGCTCCGGCCGCGGTTCCCGCGCCCGAGATCGCGGCCTAG
- a CDS encoding VTT domain-containing protein: protein MYWLAAAGTEAAKKSAWGWLVHLGGPGLILLAFLDNSVIPMPGSMDLLTIVLAAGHPSWWWYYAIMATIGGMAGAYPTYRLGRKGGKEGLEKKVSKERLKKINHSFEKHGPWALIVPALIPPPFPLSPFLAAAGALQLPLRRFFASLAIGRGIRYFLVAWLGAHYSRQLLGFFSRYYKPILWAGIALAVVSALAALGAWWWHKRKPRRGVRPARRAA, encoded by the coding sequence ATGTACTGGCTCGCGGCGGCAGGCACCGAAGCGGCGAAGAAGTCCGCCTGGGGATGGCTCGTCCACCTCGGCGGACCGGGGCTCATCCTGCTCGCCTTCCTCGATAACTCCGTCATCCCGATGCCGGGCAGCATGGACCTGCTGACGATCGTGCTCGCGGCCGGTCATCCCAGCTGGTGGTGGTACTACGCGATCATGGCGACCATCGGCGGGATGGCCGGCGCCTACCCGACGTATCGCCTTGGACGCAAGGGCGGCAAGGAAGGGCTGGAGAAGAAGGTATCGAAGGAGCGCCTGAAGAAGATCAACCACAGCTTCGAGAAGCACGGGCCGTGGGCGCTGATCGTGCCGGCGCTCATCCCGCCGCCATTCCCGCTGTCACCCTTCCTGGCCGCCGCGGGTGCGCTCCAGCTGCCGCTGCGGCGCTTCTTCGCCTCGCTCGCCATCGGCCGCGGGATCCGCTACTTCCTCGTTGCCTGGCTGGGAGCGCACTACAGCAGGCAGCTGCTCGGGTTCTTCTCGCGCTACTACAAGCCCATCCTGTGGGCGGGCATCGCGCTGGCCGTGGTGAGCGCGCTGGCGGCGCTGGGAGCGTGGTGGTGGCACAAGCGGAAGCCGCGTCGCGGCGTGAGACCGGCGCGGCGCGCAGCATGA
- a CDS encoding TonB-dependent receptor: MLRRLCAGLWLCLAALPGAFADDVQGRVTSGEEAPVAGARVSLLSSTAKVAEASSASDGRFRLTAIHAGDYVLQVEAPGFSAQRLAVRVPQGKALEVRLTIAPVAQQVTVTALAGEVEEISAVSQATNVISASQMELRAPLVLVQAAQEEEGLAMQRTAPVMGGIFVRGLTGNKVNVFVDGVRYSTAAARGGVNTFLNLNSVSNLEAIEVLRGPNSAQYGSDSLGGTVQLLTLAPPIGTDGLQFHGAWTALASVADAGYGSSAQVTAGGKRAGVVANLDARRANRLRPGQGVDSHAAVTRFFGLPSDLFFGPRLPDTAFTAYGGMAKLYWTPATDSYFTAHYSRGQQDGGERYDQLLGGDGNLVADLRNLMDDFFYARFERLNAGWFTRASVGYSFNAQREERVNQGGQGNPSGAITHERERTSVHGVHGLLDKKLARHDLIFGAEYYHERVRAPAYAFDPVTGTVAVRRGRVPDNALYRSGGAYLQDVWQAIPQKLQFVGAVRYSAASYRARAADSPLAPPLWPNDALRTSDVTFRAAVLATPAPWLSLYGNFSRGFRAPHITDLGTLGLTGSGFEVAAPEVAGLGATIGDSAAATALSTGRPVVQVEPETSMSYEGGVRISTRWLNSSTAVFVNQIDDNITKQALILPAGAVGTAIGGETITAQTPGGAVFVAAATNPVLVRANFDDARIWGVEHRTEVTLNARWSFGGLATYLHAADERTGSPPNIEGGTPAPDGYFHVRYSDAKSRWWVEPYLHAAARQDRLSTLDLEDRRTGAMRSAAQIANFFRRGATVRGWTGPGPDLAFGTPDDVLLATGETLAEVQLRVLGPGLLAAPLYAAVPGYVTFNLRGGVRLGERQSLMLDFSNIGDRTYRGISWGVDAPGRSLTVLYRVSF; encoded by the coding sequence ATGCTGCGACGCCTCTGTGCCGGCCTGTGGCTCTGCCTCGCCGCCCTGCCCGGGGCCTTCGCGGATGACGTGCAGGGCCGCGTGACCTCGGGCGAGGAGGCCCCGGTCGCGGGCGCGCGCGTGAGCCTGCTGTCCAGCACCGCCAAGGTCGCCGAAGCCTCGAGCGCGAGCGACGGACGCTTTCGCCTCACCGCCATCCACGCCGGCGACTACGTGCTGCAGGTAGAAGCGCCGGGATTCAGCGCGCAGCGGCTGGCGGTGCGCGTGCCGCAGGGGAAGGCGCTCGAGGTCCGGCTGACGATCGCGCCGGTCGCGCAGCAGGTCACGGTCACGGCGCTGGCCGGTGAGGTGGAGGAGATCTCCGCCGTCTCGCAGGCGACCAACGTCATCAGCGCGAGCCAGATGGAGCTGCGCGCGCCGCTGGTGCTGGTGCAGGCGGCGCAGGAGGAAGAGGGCCTGGCGATGCAGCGCACCGCGCCGGTGATGGGCGGCATCTTCGTGCGCGGGCTCACGGGCAACAAGGTCAACGTGTTCGTGGACGGCGTCCGCTACTCCACGGCGGCGGCGCGCGGCGGCGTCAACACCTTCCTCAACCTGAACAGCGTTTCGAACCTGGAGGCCATCGAGGTCCTGCGCGGCCCCAACAGCGCGCAGTACGGCTCGGACTCGCTCGGCGGCACCGTGCAGCTGCTCACGCTGGCGCCGCCGATCGGGACCGACGGGCTGCAGTTCCACGGCGCGTGGACCGCGCTGGCCAGCGTGGCCGACGCCGGCTACGGCTCGAGCGCGCAGGTCACGGCCGGCGGCAAGCGCGCCGGCGTGGTCGCGAACCTCGATGCGCGCCGCGCGAACCGCCTGCGTCCCGGGCAGGGCGTGGACTCGCACGCCGCCGTCACGCGCTTCTTCGGGCTGCCCTCGGACCTGTTCTTCGGCCCGCGCCTGCCCGACACCGCCTTCACCGCCTACGGCGGCATGGCCAAGCTCTACTGGACGCCCGCCACCGACTCCTACTTCACCGCGCACTACAGCCGCGGGCAGCAGGACGGCGGCGAGCGCTACGACCAACTGCTGGGCGGCGACGGCAACCTGGTCGCCGACCTGCGCAACCTGATGGACGACTTCTTCTACGCGCGCTTCGAGCGGCTCAACGCCGGCTGGTTCACGCGCGCCAGCGTGGGCTACTCCTTCAACGCGCAGCGTGAGGAGCGCGTGAACCAGGGCGGGCAGGGCAATCCCAGCGGCGCCATCACGCACGAGCGCGAGCGGACCTCGGTGCACGGCGTCCACGGACTGCTCGACAAGAAGCTGGCGCGCCACGACCTGATCTTCGGGGCCGAGTACTACCACGAGCGCGTGCGCGCGCCCGCCTACGCCTTCGACCCGGTCACGGGCACGGTCGCCGTCCGCCGCGGCCGCGTGCCGGACAACGCGCTCTACCGCAGCGGCGGCGCGTACCTGCAGGACGTGTGGCAGGCCATCCCGCAGAAGCTGCAGTTCGTGGGCGCGGTGCGCTACAGCGCGGCTTCGTACCGCGCGCGCGCGGCCGACAGCCCGCTGGCGCCGCCGCTCTGGCCCAACGACGCGCTGCGCACCAGCGACGTCACCTTCCGCGCCGCCGTGCTCGCGACGCCGGCGCCCTGGCTCAGCCTCTACGGCAACTTCAGCCGCGGCTTCCGCGCGCCGCACATCACCGACCTCGGCACGCTCGGCCTCACCGGCTCCGGCTTCGAGGTCGCCGCGCCCGAGGTCGCCGGCCTCGGCGCCACCATCGGCGACTCCGCCGCCGCCACCGCCCTCTCCACCGGGCGGCCGGTCGTGCAGGTGGAGCCGGAGACCAGCATGAGCTACGAGGGCGGCGTGCGCATCTCCACGCGCTGGCTCAACTCCTCGACCGCGGTGTTCGTCAACCAGATCGACGACAACATCACCAAGCAGGCGCTCATCCTGCCGGCGGGCGCGGTCGGCACTGCGATCGGCGGCGAGACCATCACGGCGCAGACGCCGGGCGGCGCCGTCTTCGTCGCCGCCGCCACCAACCCGGTGCTGGTGCGCGCGAACTTCGACGACGCGCGCATCTGGGGTGTGGAGCACCGCACCGAGGTCACACTGAACGCGCGCTGGTCCTTCGGCGGGCTCGCCACGTACCTGCACGCTGCCGACGAGCGCACCGGATCGCCGCCCAACATCGAGGGCGGGACGCCTGCGCCCGACGGCTACTTCCACGTCCGCTACAGCGACGCCAAGTCGCGCTGGTGGGTCGAGCCCTACCTGCACGCCGCCGCGCGCCAGGACCGCCTCTCGACCCTCGACCTCGAGGACCGCCGCACCGGCGCGATGCGCAGCGCCGCACAGATCGCCAACTTCTTCCGCCGCGGGGCCACCGTGCGCGGCTGGACCGGCCCCGGCCCGGACCTCGCCTTCGGCACGCCCGACGACGTGCTGCTCGCGACCGGCGAGACGCTGGCGGAGGTGCAGCTCCGCGTGCTCGGGCCGGGCCTGCTCGCGGCGCCGCTCTATGCCGCGGTCCCCGGCTACGTGACGTTCAATCTCCGCGGCGGCGTGCGCCTGGGCGAGCGCCAGAGCCTGATGCTCGACTTCAGCAACATCGGCGACCGCACGTACCGCGGCATCAGCTGGGGGGTCGACGCCCCCGGGCGCTCCCTCACTGTGCTCTACCGCGTCAGCTTCTGA